In the Podospora bellae-mahoneyi strain CBS 112042 chromosome 4, whole genome shotgun sequence genome, one interval contains:
- a CDS encoding hypothetical protein (EggNog:ENOG503P3UM), whose protein sequence is MDQDQFGGRTDDDLFADDIEPVSYEGEAIDPPPVTTSKPESAEVPQQPAAEVIPDPPVRAQLGGLAQSRHNYPDRSRASNNKSNDNRSFTKAPSASAPSNTTNTPANAPSGPKSYVHRGKLKPNNNTAAASDIRTLSGGMQRSRMSQAESDKMMEEKRLASVEKERKFQRIKQDEEEHAIAVAKGEEEALKRKQQEAAGLRKRKPRDGPKPKPAPVERNKYDADRMQNKGRKGTRAPWDQDKVDLDQADAFRKGANREVKGSTGSGLGASRYASQEPSREHVDQESDAFGKHSSRQNKQGRTLFEADDAYRQKQEAFRQNKGGHQPSAVSQPLTTKSTQKPKPTEDFPVLPSSGPTATNTVVSPSWVKPVGDWAEDVEG, encoded by the coding sequence ATGGACCAAGATCAGTTCGGCGGCCGCACCGATGATGACCTCTTTGCCGACGATATCGAACCAGTCTCGTACGAGGGAGAGGCCATCGACCCCCCGCCGGTGACCACCTCCAAGCCAGAGTCCGCCGAGgttcctcaacaaccagcgGCAGAGGTTATACCAGACCCTCCTGTTCGCGCACAACTCGGGGGACTAGCCCAGTCAAGACATAACTACCCAGACAGATCCCGCGcatccaacaacaagagcaacGACAACAGGTCTTTTACCAAGGCACCATCTGCTTCGGCGCCCTCGAATACCACCAATACACCGGCGAACGCACCGTCGGGTCCGAAAAGCTATGTCCACAGGGGGAAATTGaagccaaacaacaacaccgccgcgGCGAGCGATATCCGCACGCTGAGTGGCGGTATGCAACGCTCCAGGATGAGTCAGGCTGAGTCCGacaagatgatggaggagaaaaGACTTGCTTCTGTTGAGAAGGAGCGGAAGTTCCAACGGATCAAacaggatgaggaggaacaCGCCATTGCTGTTGCCaagggcgaagaagaggcaTTGAAGCGCAAACagcaggaggctgctggCCTGAGAAAACGCAAGCCGAGAGATGGGCCCAAGCCGAAGCCGGCGCCGGTGGAGAGAAACAAGTATGATGCAGACCGGATGCAAAACAAGGGTCGTAAAGGGACGAGAGCACCATGGGACCAAGACAAGGTGGATTTAGATCAAGCGGACGCCTTCAGAAAGGGGGCGAATCGCGAAGTAAAGGGATCAACAGGATCAGGGTTGGGAGCAAGCAGGTATGCTTCCCAGGAGCCTAGCCGTGAACATGTCGACCAAGAAAGCGATGCATTTGGAAAACACAGCTCTAGGCAGAACAAACAAGGGAGGACCTTGTTCGAAGCGGACGACGCATACAGACAAAAGCAGGAGGCGTTTAGACAAAACAAGGGCGGACATCAGCCCTCGGCCGTGTCACAACCGCTCACAACTAAGTCAACTCAAAAGCCCAAGCCAACTGAGGACTTTCCAGTGCTACCGTCGTCAGGCCCTACCGCTACAAACACGGTGGTCAGTCCCAGTTGGGTGAAGCCGGTTGGAGATTGGGCTGAGGACGTTGAAGGGTAG